The Peribacillus sp. FSL E2-0218 genome contains a region encoding:
- the mtnA gene encoding S-methyl-5-thioribose-1-phosphate isomerase — protein sequence MTTIAPLPYSVQWDNTHITLLNQQALPAITEFIQLHSVEDVYDSILTLKVRGAPAIGLTAAFGVALGAQQEAATDLADFKKNVTKHIERLASSRPTAVNLFWALKRMKNKLQAAQSISAAKEALVFEAKAIFAEDEEMCTKIGEHGLSLFAKGDSVLTHCNAGGIATARYGTALAPFHLAKERNFPLEVYACETRPVLQGARLTAWELMQAGVDVTLISDNMAAHTIHQKRINAIIVGADRIAANGDTANKIGTLGLAILAKHFGIPFYVAAPSSTFDLSLESGASIPIEERDGAEITSIQGIRVAPENVNTFNPAFDVTPNYLITSIITENGIIQSDFSNNIPNFVK from the coding sequence GTGACGACGATAGCACCTTTACCATATTCGGTACAATGGGACAATACCCATATCACATTATTAAATCAACAAGCCCTTCCTGCCATCACTGAATTCATTCAACTTCATTCGGTTGAGGATGTATATGATAGCATCCTTACATTAAAGGTGCGTGGTGCACCAGCGATCGGACTGACCGCAGCATTCGGGGTGGCACTTGGCGCCCAGCAGGAAGCTGCGACGGATTTAGCGGATTTCAAAAAAAATGTAACGAAACATATCGAAAGGCTCGCCTCTTCCAGGCCTACTGCCGTCAATCTTTTTTGGGCATTAAAGAGAATGAAGAATAAATTGCAGGCGGCCCAAAGCATTTCTGCTGCCAAAGAAGCACTTGTTTTCGAGGCTAAAGCCATCTTTGCAGAAGATGAAGAAATGTGCACGAAAATCGGGGAGCATGGCTTATCTTTATTCGCAAAAGGAGATTCCGTATTGACGCATTGCAACGCGGGTGGAATTGCCACAGCCCGTTATGGCACTGCACTGGCCCCTTTTCATCTAGCTAAAGAGCGGAATTTCCCGCTGGAAGTGTACGCCTGTGAAACCAGACCTGTTCTGCAGGGTGCGCGATTGACCGCTTGGGAACTGATGCAAGCAGGTGTTGACGTCACCTTAATCTCTGATAATATGGCTGCGCATACGATACATCAAAAACGAATCAATGCCATTATAGTAGGGGCCGATCGGATTGCGGCAAATGGGGATACAGCCAATAAAATAGGCACGTTGGGCTTAGCCATCTTAGCCAAGCATTTCGGGATCCCTTTTTATGTGGCCGCTCCATCAAGCACGTTCGACCTTTCTCTTGAATCGGGTGCGTCCATCCCGATTGAAGAACGAGATGGAGCCGAAATCACCTCCATTCAAGGAATCAGGGTCGCACCGGAAAACGTCAACACATTCAATCCAGCCTTTGATGTAACGCCCAATTATCTCATCACTAGTATCATCACCGAGAACGGGATCATTCAATCGGATTTCTCCAATAACATCCCGAATTTTGTGAAGTGA
- a CDS encoding YozD family protein, with amino-acid sequence MREIEVFIDTEEIAEFFFQELIRRGYLPTEAEVEDLADITFEYLLEKCIIDEEVDE; translated from the coding sequence TTGCGAGAAATTGAGGTTTTTATTGATACAGAAGAGATAGCTGAATTCTTTTTTCAAGAATTGATCAGAAGGGGCTATCTTCCGACAGAAGCTGAAGTTGAAGATCTTGCTGACATCACATTCGAATATCTTCTAGAGAAATGCATAATTGATGAAGAAGTCGATGAGTAG
- the deoD gene encoding purine-nucleoside phosphorylase — protein sequence MSVHIGAKENEIAETVLLPGDPLRAKYIAENFLEEAKLYNEVRNMFGYTGTYKGKRISVQGTGMGVPSISIYVNELMNSYNVQKLIRVGTAGAIQKDVKVRDVILAMSASTDSQMNRMTFGGVDFAPTADFDLLRKAYEAGTAKGLELKVGNVFTADQFYNDNSDLEKWAKYQILAIEMESAALYTLAAKFGRQALSVLTISDHILTGEETSSEERQSTFNEMVEVALEAAIQD from the coding sequence ATGAGCGTACATATTGGTGCAAAAGAAAATGAAATTGCGGAAACGGTCTTACTTCCTGGGGACCCATTGCGTGCAAAATACATTGCTGAAAACTTTTTAGAGGAAGCCAAGCTTTACAATGAAGTACGCAACATGTTTGGATATACAGGTACTTATAAAGGAAAACGCATATCTGTCCAAGGTACTGGCATGGGAGTTCCGTCAATTTCCATTTATGTAAACGAATTGATGAATAGCTACAATGTCCAGAAGCTGATTCGGGTAGGCACTGCCGGGGCCATCCAAAAAGATGTAAAAGTCAGGGATGTTATTCTTGCAATGAGCGCTTCAACCGATTCGCAAATGAACCGGATGACGTTTGGCGGAGTCGACTTTGCCCCGACGGCTGATTTTGATTTGTTAAGGAAGGCATATGAAGCAGGAACGGCAAAAGGCTTGGAATTGAAGGTTGGCAATGTGTTTACGGCCGATCAATTTTATAATGATAATAGTGATTTGGAAAAATGGGCAAAATACCAAATATTAGCGATAGAAATGGAGTCAGCTGCCTTATATACCCTTGCAGCTAAGTTTGGGCGTCAAGCTTTATCGGTATTGACCATTTCCGACCATATCTTAACTGGCGAGGAAACGTCGTCTGAAGAACGTCAGTCAACATTTAACGAGATGGTCGAGGTGGCCCTGGAAGCAGCTATACAAGACTGA
- a CDS encoding S41 family peptidase, which produces MEEENQEQPKEAGKFIKIKKFTFIMGIFLLIFLTAGITTIALTFGDEKVESLAPDKHSEFEKLFSTYDTIKDNYYKDIDEDKLVDGAINGMIKSLDDPYSAYMDKKEASSFHESISSSFEGIGAEIQEQDGHIMVVSPIKGSPAEKAGIKPNDIVMSVDGKSVKGLSSSEAVLKIRGEKGTKVNLTISRAGETDPIEFTIKRDTIPIETVYAEMLDDGVAKIQVTSFSEHTVEELKSSLKEMSKKDMKGVVLDLRGNPGGLLDQAIDMASLFIPNGEVVLQVENRSGKKEVYKSNNDGTLKKVPVVVLIDDGSASASEIVAAAVRESADIPLVGVKSFGKGTVQTAEDFDDGSNFKYTAAKWLTPEGNWIHKKGIKPDIEVKLPDYASLPYISPDKELKVSDSSSEVKAAEKMLKEAGHDPGKIDGFFDEETANAVKAFQRDQKIKETGIIKDDTTVKLMEVIRDKILENDTQLKKAVEVVKKDIK; this is translated from the coding sequence GTGGAAGAAGAAAATCAAGAACAGCCTAAAGAGGCAGGGAAATTCATTAAAATAAAGAAGTTTACGTTCATTATGGGGATTTTCTTACTCATATTTCTAACCGCAGGGATTACGACCATAGCTCTGACTTTTGGAGATGAAAAAGTCGAATCCTTGGCTCCGGATAAACATTCTGAATTTGAAAAGCTGTTTTCTACATACGATACGATAAAGGATAATTACTATAAGGACATTGATGAAGACAAGCTTGTTGATGGTGCCATCAATGGCATGATTAAATCCCTGGATGATCCATACTCTGCCTATATGGATAAAAAGGAAGCATCGAGTTTTCATGAAAGCATCTCATCATCCTTTGAAGGTATCGGCGCCGAAATACAAGAGCAGGATGGTCACATAATGGTCGTCTCACCGATAAAAGGATCTCCAGCAGAAAAAGCGGGGATAAAACCGAATGATATCGTCATGAGTGTCGATGGCAAGAGCGTTAAAGGGCTTAGCTCTTCTGAAGCTGTCCTGAAAATCAGGGGCGAAAAGGGAACGAAAGTGAATTTGACCATCTCAAGAGCAGGTGAGACGGACCCGATCGAATTCACGATTAAACGTGACACGATCCCGATCGAAACCGTTTATGCCGAAATGCTTGACGATGGTGTCGCGAAAATCCAAGTGACCAGCTTTTCCGAACATACGGTGGAAGAGCTGAAATCGTCACTTAAAGAAATGTCCAAGAAGGATATGAAGGGCGTAGTGCTGGATTTACGAGGAAACCCAGGAGGCCTGCTTGACCAAGCGATTGATATGGCAAGCCTGTTCATACCGAATGGGGAAGTGGTCCTCCAAGTTGAGAATCGAAGTGGTAAAAAAGAAGTATATAAATCAAATAATGATGGTACGTTGAAGAAGGTCCCGGTAGTCGTGTTGATTGATGATGGCAGTGCGAGCGCATCGGAAATCGTCGCAGCAGCCGTCCGTGAATCTGCCGACATTCCTTTGGTCGGTGTTAAATCGTTTGGGAAAGGAACCGTACAGACCGCGGAAGACTTCGATGATGGTTCAAACTTCAAATACACGGCAGCTAAATGGCTGACTCCTGAGGGCAATTGGATCCATAAAAAAGGAATCAAGCCGGATATTGAGGTGAAGCTCCCTGATTACGCCAGCCTTCCGTACATTTCGCCGGATAAGGAATTGAAAGTATCGGATTCCTCCAGTGAAGTGAAGGCAGCAGAAAAGATGCTGAAGGAAGCAGGACATGATCCAGGTAAGATAGACGGATTCTTTGATGAAGAAACCGCAAATGCGGTCAAAGCATTCCAAAGGGATCAAAAAATCAAAGAAACTGGGATCATTAAAGATGATACAACCGTGAAATTGATGGAGGTTATCCGGGATAAAATCCTCGAAAACGATACACAATTGAAAAAAGCGGTAGAAGTAGTGAAGAAAGATATCAAGTAA
- a CDS encoding pyridoxal phosphate-dependent aminotransferase: MLQFEKSKQLQQLPKQFFASLVAKVNAITAQGHDVINLGQGNPDQPTPGQIVKSLQAAAEKTINHKYSPFRGHPYLKDAAAAFYEREYGVKLDPNSEIAILFGGKAGLVELPQCLLNPGDTILVPDPGYPDYLSGVVLAKAEIERMPLKEENAFLPDYEAIHKDVLDKAKMMFLNYPNNPTGASATKEFFTETVSYAKKHSICVVHDFAYGAIGFDGKKPVSFLEAEGAKDVGIEIYTLSKTYNMAGWRVGFAVGNKSVIEALELFQDHLYVSLFPAIQEAAATALLDSQECVAELVKVYEGRRNVFIEGLRALGWEVKAPEASFFAWLKIPAGFTSESFADHLLTHAHVAVAAGNGFGEFGEGYVRVGLLTSEERLGEAVERIRKLNLF; the protein is encoded by the coding sequence ATGTTGCAATTCGAAAAGTCGAAACAGCTTCAGCAACTTCCCAAGCAGTTTTTCGCTTCATTGGTCGCAAAGGTCAATGCAATTACTGCGCAAGGGCATGATGTCATTAATTTGGGCCAAGGGAATCCCGATCAGCCGACGCCTGGGCAAATCGTAAAAAGTTTACAGGCTGCTGCTGAAAAAACGATCAACCATAAATATTCACCGTTCAGGGGACATCCATATTTAAAAGATGCGGCAGCTGCCTTCTACGAACGGGAATACGGCGTAAAGCTTGATCCGAATAGTGAAATAGCCATTCTATTCGGCGGAAAGGCAGGACTCGTCGAATTGCCCCAGTGTTTATTGAATCCAGGCGATACGATTCTCGTTCCAGATCCCGGTTATCCCGATTATCTTTCAGGTGTCGTCCTGGCGAAAGCGGAAATTGAAAGGATGCCGTTGAAGGAGGAAAATGCTTTTCTTCCGGATTATGAAGCTATACATAAAGATGTGCTGGATAAAGCGAAAATGATGTTCTTGAACTATCCGAATAATCCTACAGGTGCATCCGCAACGAAAGAATTCTTTACCGAAACCGTATCATATGCCAAAAAGCATTCAATATGTGTGGTCCATGATTTTGCTTATGGAGCCATAGGCTTCGATGGGAAAAAACCGGTTAGCTTTCTCGAGGCAGAGGGAGCAAAGGATGTTGGGATCGAAATATATACACTTTCGAAAACGTACAATATGGCTGGTTGGAGAGTCGGGTTCGCGGTTGGTAACAAAAGTGTCATCGAAGCTCTTGAACTTTTTCAGGACCACCTATATGTGAGCCTTTTCCCGGCGATACAGGAGGCGGCGGCAACTGCTTTGCTTGATTCGCAAGAGTGTGTGGCCGAATTAGTGAAGGTATATGAGGGGCGCAGGAATGTTTTCATTGAGGGATTACGTGCCCTCGGCTGGGAGGTTAAGGCTCCGGAAGCATCGTTTTTTGCCTGGCTTAAAATACCGGCAGGATTCACCTCGGAGAGTTTTGCCGATCATTTACTAACCCACGCCCATGTGGCCGTGGCTGCCGGTAATGGATTCGGTGAATTTGGCGAAGGCTATGTCAGGGTCGGGCTTTTGACCTCCGAGGAACGGCTCGGGGAGGCTGTCGAGCGGATACGCAAGTTAAATCTGTTTTAA
- the mtnK gene encoding S-methyl-5-thioribose kinase gives MTQYHSNFTRLTNATAIILAKKLGLVDADANLSCKEIGDGNLNYVFHITDTATNNGIIIKQAVPYAKVLGESWPLTLKRAAIEANALIHFRSYCPEFVPQVYYSDEQLAITVMEDLSHLKIVRSGLIAGDSFPLLSQHIGEYVAKTSFYTSDYHLEPSAKKEVARQFTNPELCKITEVFIFTDPFFEELPGDFEVELTDAAKRIWHDQDVILEVAKLKQSFETEQEALLHGDLHTGSIFASETETKVIDPEFAFYGPVGFDLGQYTANLLFQAVTRNGAGKEEIFTQLDEFWRSFEKTYSELWNTHNKSPFRHVTGYLPYLLTKFKRDAFGFAGCELIRRTIGLSHVADLNVMEDKETKIAAKTATLKLGALLIKKREELDVPAVIEWIKQQTLTSSSPL, from the coding sequence ATGACTCAATACCATTCGAATTTTACAAGATTGACTAACGCAACGGCCATTATCCTTGCAAAAAAATTAGGGTTGGTAGATGCCGATGCGAATTTAAGCTGTAAAGAAATTGGTGATGGTAACTTGAATTATGTGTTCCATATTACAGACACGGCCACAAATAACGGGATAATCATCAAGCAAGCGGTCCCTTATGCCAAAGTGCTTGGCGAAAGCTGGCCGTTGACGTTGAAAAGGGCTGCCATTGAAGCGAATGCCCTTATCCATTTCCGGAGCTATTGTCCCGAATTCGTACCGCAAGTCTATTATTCGGATGAGCAGCTAGCCATCACGGTCATGGAAGACTTGTCACACTTAAAAATTGTAAGAAGCGGATTGATTGCGGGCGATTCGTTCCCATTGCTTTCGCAGCATATTGGCGAGTATGTTGCGAAGACTTCATTTTACACTTCCGATTATCATTTGGAGCCCTCGGCAAAAAAAGAAGTGGCACGGCAATTCACGAATCCGGAGCTCTGCAAAATCACGGAGGTCTTTATTTTCACCGATCCTTTTTTCGAAGAGCTGCCTGGAGATTTCGAAGTTGAATTGACGGATGCCGCCAAACGGATTTGGCATGATCAAGATGTCATTTTAGAAGTGGCTAAGCTGAAACAAAGCTTCGAAACCGAGCAGGAAGCCTTGCTGCATGGAGATTTACATACAGGAAGTATATTTGCAAGTGAAACCGAAACAAAAGTTATCGACCCTGAATTCGCTTTTTATGGACCAGTCGGTTTTGACCTTGGACAATACACCGCCAATCTCCTCTTTCAGGCGGTCACTCGGAATGGAGCAGGAAAAGAAGAGATTTTCACACAACTCGATGAATTTTGGCGGTCATTTGAAAAAACATATTCGGAACTATGGAACACCCACAATAAAAGTCCGTTCCGCCATGTGACTGGATATCTCCCTTATTTACTGACTAAATTCAAACGTGATGCATTCGGTTTTGCCGGATGTGAATTGATTCGAAGAACGATCGGCCTCTCTCATGTCGCAGATTTAAATGTCATGGAAGATAAAGAAACGAAAATTGCGGCCAAAACGGCCACGTTGAAGCTTGGTGCATTATTAATAAAAAAACGGGAAGAATTGGATGTTCCAGCGGTCATCGAATGGATAAAGCAACAAACGCTGACTTCATCTTCACCCCTCTAA
- a CDS encoding ATP-binding protein, producing MLKSLQTRILLYSLLIASAPVMILGAISYESQRSLLEKEANNALNAGSLNIVNETYSYLNERISDVKLMSTNSVIIDPRSPREDKSAELKKFIEAKGNYYGVLYLDLDGNVTVDTSNKLIGDNLAKRTWFKEAMEGHEFLSDVYSTRSYPEPVITLSAPVHDLTGKLIGVVSPAFRLEVLWEMMEKKANEVSDKYPVDFFMMNQEGIMISKKDPHGVLQDSALSDLGLTKGKLLEASLSDKLYSAENGEKIYSIQPVHAGAQTENRWFVVVGADKKQVFQPLNDLLTRYLTIYSIVFVSIILAVYLLTKSIVRPVRDLVEATEDFIDGKEFVTSDNKSFEEMEKLNVAFLRMMETIQDREKEIVRTEKLKYVGQLAAGVAHEIRNPLTTIKGFFQLLKSQDHDKTLIEKYSDIMLLEVDRVNIFVGQLLDLAKPHQLEWEKLNLRDFLNDILDTYIPSIPSSHVEIINEVAESVFVYTDRNRLRQVILNVLNNSSEAIGSRGRIELEQTGGSQSVKLMVRDDGKGISPENLKNIGMPFYTTKPDGNGLGVATCIQIMEELKGKFLIESTCPEGTKVTLIIPTTNRFIK from the coding sequence TTTGCTTTATTCCTTACTGATTGCAAGCGCACCTGTCATGATCTTGGGAGCCATTTCCTATGAATCACAGCGGTCACTGCTGGAAAAAGAAGCGAATAATGCCTTGAATGCAGGCTCACTGAATATTGTCAATGAAACATATAGCTATTTGAACGAACGGATCAGTGATGTGAAGCTGATGAGCACAAATTCGGTCATCATCGATCCTCGTTCACCAAGAGAAGACAAGTCGGCTGAACTTAAGAAGTTCATTGAAGCAAAAGGGAATTATTATGGAGTGTTATATCTGGACTTGGATGGGAATGTAACGGTTGATACATCCAATAAATTGATCGGAGATAATCTCGCCAAGAGAACCTGGTTTAAAGAGGCCATGGAGGGGCATGAATTCCTTTCGGATGTGTATAGCACCCGGTCATACCCGGAGCCGGTAATCACCTTGAGCGCCCCGGTGCATGATCTTACAGGGAAATTGATCGGTGTCGTGTCTCCGGCCTTCAGATTGGAAGTACTTTGGGAGATGATGGAGAAAAAGGCTAACGAGGTTAGCGATAAATACCCTGTTGATTTTTTCATGATGAACCAAGAAGGAATCATGATTTCCAAAAAGGATCCGCATGGTGTGCTTCAGGATTCTGCTTTGAGTGACCTGGGTTTAACTAAAGGAAAACTGTTGGAAGCTTCGTTATCCGATAAACTGTACAGTGCAGAGAATGGCGAGAAAATCTATTCCATTCAGCCTGTCCATGCGGGGGCACAGACGGAAAATCGATGGTTTGTAGTGGTAGGGGCAGATAAGAAGCAGGTGTTTCAGCCTTTGAATGACCTATTGACACGCTATTTAACAATTTATAGCATCGTGTTTGTATCGATCATCCTTGCCGTCTATCTTCTTACGAAATCGATTGTCAGGCCCGTCCGCGATCTCGTCGAAGCGACAGAGGATTTTATTGATGGAAAGGAATTCGTCACTTCCGATAATAAAAGCTTCGAGGAAATGGAAAAATTGAACGTGGCCTTCTTGAGGATGATGGAGACGATTCAAGATCGCGAAAAGGAAATCGTCCGGACTGAAAAGTTAAAGTATGTTGGGCAGCTAGCTGCAGGTGTTGCTCATGAAATCAGAAATCCGCTGACGACAATCAAGGGTTTTTTTCAACTTTTGAAGAGTCAGGATCATGACAAAACATTGATAGAAAAGTACAGTGACATCATGCTCCTTGAAGTGGACCGGGTCAATATCTTTGTAGGCCAGCTTTTGGATTTGGCCAAACCGCATCAATTGGAATGGGAGAAGCTGAATCTTAGGGATTTCCTTAATGACATACTGGATACCTATATTCCATCAATTCCGAGTTCTCATGTAGAAATAATTAATGAAGTAGCAGAATCAGTCTTTGTTTACACAGATAGAAACCGGCTTCGACAGGTTATCTTGAATGTGCTGAATAATTCCAGTGAAGCCATCGGTTCAAGGGGACGGATTGAATTAGAACAAACCGGCGGGTCCCAGTCCGTGAAATTGATGGTGAGGGATGATGGAAAAGGAATCAGTCCCGAGAATTTAAAAAATATCGGCATGCCCTTTTACACGACTAAGCCTGATGGAAACGGCTTAGGGGTTGCGACGTGCATTCAAATCATGGAGGAATTGAAAGGGAAATTTTTGATTGAAAGCACCTGCCCCGAAGGAACGAAAGTGACCCTCATAATTCCCACGACCAACCGTTTCATTAAATGA
- a CDS encoding LCP family protein: MKEKVLYIYLLVLILAGCTYAPLPKQNGNTGTEKNFTNERIQDGEKTFLLIGVDSRGEKKSRSDAIMLARYFPEQGKLKLASIMRDSYVKIPGVHPQYNKINAAYYYGGKELLKKTIHDSFGIKVDHVAVIDFQGFVKMVDLLAPDGVVVDVDQTIIDDMSIQASTGKNVLHGEEILKYVRFRHDDESDFGRVDRQQDVLLQLKNGFINQISSFEGVVALPGIIEQGLSYLDTDIGLKTILEMGPKAVIHAPETVETLRIPVEGSFKDAEYPEIGAVLEMDETKNKRALQKFFSK; the protein is encoded by the coding sequence ATGAAAGAGAAGGTATTGTACATATATCTATTGGTCTTGATTTTGGCAGGTTGCACCTATGCCCCTTTACCGAAACAAAATGGAAACACAGGTACGGAAAAAAACTTTACCAATGAAAGGATTCAGGACGGTGAGAAAACATTTCTGTTAATTGGTGTTGATTCCAGGGGAGAGAAAAAATCCCGGTCCGATGCGATCATGCTTGCCAGGTACTTTCCTGAACAGGGGAAGCTGAAGCTGGCTTCTATCATGCGTGACAGTTATGTTAAAATCCCCGGCGTTCATCCTCAATACAATAAGATAAATGCTGCTTATTATTATGGGGGAAAGGAATTGCTTAAGAAAACCATCCATGATAGCTTTGGTATCAAAGTCGATCATGTAGCTGTAATAGATTTTCAGGGATTTGTGAAGATGGTGGACTTGCTTGCCCCTGATGGGGTGGTGGTGGACGTCGATCAAACAATCATTGATGACATGAGCATCCAAGCAAGCACTGGTAAAAATGTGTTACATGGTGAGGAGATATTGAAATATGTCCGCTTTAGGCATGACGATGAAAGTGATTTTGGAAGGGTGGACAGACAGCAAGATGTGCTGCTTCAATTAAAAAACGGATTCATCAATCAAATCTCTTCCTTTGAAGGAGTGGTAGCCCTTCCTGGCATAATTGAACAAGGCCTCTCCTATTTGGATACTGATATAGGTCTGAAAACGATATTGGAAATGGGACCGAAAGCCGTCATTCATGCACCGGAAACCGTCGAAACGTTGAGGATTCCTGTCGAAGGAAGCTTTAAAGATGCAGAATATCCCGAGATTGGGGCGGTGTTGGAAATGGATGAGACGAAAAATAAGCGGGCGCTTCAAAAGTTCTTTTCAAAGTAG